The nucleotide window CATCTTGGGCGCGAACTGCTGAATAAACCAGGTAGCCAGTAAAGGAATATCCTTTTTACGGTTGTTCAGCGATGGCAGTGATATCTGGAAAACGGACAGGCGATAAAACAGGTCTTCCCGGAAATGACCGGCAGCGATCTCCTGTTCGAGGTTGCGGTTGGTGGCGGCAATCACCCGGACGTCTGTTTTAATGGCTTTGGGCTCGCCTACTTTATAAAACTCCTGGGCCTCCAGTACACGCAGCAGTTTGGCTTGCAGCTCTACCGGCATCTCCCCCATTTCATCCAGGAAAATGGTACCGCCACGGGCTTCTTCAAAAAATCCTTTTTTATCTTTTACCGCACCGGTAAAAGCGCCGGCCACATGGCCAAACAGCTCACTTTCCAGGATATCTTTGCCGATAGCGCTGCAGTTGACCGCCACAAACGGCTGCTGACGGCGGTTGCTGCCTTCATGAATGGCATGGGCAAACACTTCCTTCCCCGAACCGGTTTCACCCAGCAGCAGCACCGTCATATCCGAAGGGGCTACTTTCCTCGCCAGTTCTATCGCGCTCATGATTTCAGGCGAAGAGCCCAGTATATTGTCAAAATTATATTTGCCGGCAATCTTTTTTTCCAGGTCGCGGATACGGAACTGCAGCCGGGCTTTGTCCATGGCTTTGCTTACCAGCGGCAGGATACGGTTGTTGTCATCTCCTTTGGTGATATAGTCGAAAGCGCCGTTTTTGATGGCCTGTACTCCGTCGGCGATATTGCCATAGGCAGTCAGGACGATGGTTTCAACCTGCGGAAAACGGGTGCGGATCGTTGGTACCAGCTCCACCCCATTGCCATCAGGTAGTTTCACGTCCGACAACACAACACTGATTTCTTCTTTTTCCAGGATTTTCATGGCAGACCTGATATTGCCTGCTTCATGCATCGTATAACCTTCCAATGCCAGCAAACGGCTCAGTAGCTTCCGTAACTGGTCTTCATCATCTATAATGAGTATATGGCCCTTCAAGGTATCTCAGATTTAATTATTTGGATTGTTGCCTGCGGGACTACGGGCCCCACCTATAACAACAACAAAATAACTAAATAAGTACATAACAAAATCCTTAAATGTTGTCCTTGGTGGCATCACCGGCAGACTTTTGATTGGCCTTAAAAACGAGTGCTCCCAGCATAGCGGCCAGCACACCCATAGCAATATCAGCAATCAACACATTGCCTACAAACAGAATCCAGAACCTTTCCTTTTCTGTTTCTATCCCTCTGATAATCCTGGGCGTCTGCTGAAAGCCCTGAGGTATCAGGCGATGAATAGTCCCATTTACTACCAGAACATGAAATATCAGGGCAAATATCCCCAGCAGGAAGGTAGCGAGGAAGGTGGTCCGGATACCCAGGTAAAAAGCAGAAGCCGTAGAAGTCTTCTCTCCATGCCTTCCGTTATAATGTATGATGGAGATTAAAATACCTACAAAAAACACCAGGGCGATACCAAAGCCTGTCCATAACGCACCGTATTGATCGGTTGCATAAAAAACAACTGTGAGTACCATACAAATAACGGCGATAATGATGCCGTATCCCTTCGAATGTACAACGGGAAGATGTAGATGAAACCGTTGCATAATAGGTAGTTTAAAGGTAAACAAGTCAGGCTTTTGTATGCTTTTCCACGTTACTGATGAATCTGTGCAGGTCATTTTTTGTTTGTAGTATATCCTCCCACAAATCTCCAACTTCGTTTATTCGTTGGAGTGAGTTAAAAATATCAAAGTCACTGATCCGCAGCGATTCATTCACTTCTTTCCAGGACAGCGGCATAGACACGGTGGCGCCGGGCTTAGGTCTTACCGAATATGGCGCGGCCACCGTTTGTGCCACCCTGTTCTGCAGATAATCGAGATACACCTTTTTATTGCGGGCCGATTTGGTCCTTGTTACACTGGTAGTCTGAGGCAGTTCGCGATGAACATGCCGGGCGATATACTCCGCAAATAAACGGCAGGTATCGTAACTGTATTTGCCTCCGGTAGGAATATAGATGTGTAGCCCTTCAGAGCCGGAAGTTTTACAGAAACTTTCCAGCCGGTACTGGTCCAGAAAAGCTTTAATATGCAGGGCTACCTCCACTACGTATTTAAAATCTATGTTTTGCGGGTCCAGGTCCATCACTACAAAGTCAGGATTATCCAGGCTGGAAGTACGCGACAGCCAGGGGTTAACCTCAATGCAGCCCAGGTTGATCATATAAACCAGTGTAGCCTGGTTGTTGCAGAGCAGATAATCTACCTTTTTACCGGTGGAAGCAGCCATCAGCGGAATGCTTTTAATCCAGTCGGGTGTTTGTTCCAGGTCCAGGTCTTTCTGGTAAAAAGACGGGTGTGTTATCCCGTTAGGGAAACGATGTAACGACAGGGGCCTGTCTTTCAGGTGTGGCAGGATATAACCAGCTATGGACAGGTAGTAATCGATCAGCTGTCCTTTGGTAATATTTTCTTTAGGCCAGTATATTTTCTGCTGGTTGGTGAGGGTCACCTTTTTACCGTTCAGGGTGATGACACGATTGTTTTCCGCTGTCGCTGTTGCCATAGTCATGGATTTAGGTGTTTCCGTATGTATGTCCGCAGCGGGTTTGTCTTCTCTCAGTCCCAGGAATACAGGCATACGGAGGATACCATCACCTGTCCATTCGGAGAACTTCACCTGGCATACCAGTTTGGGTTTAACCCAGGTAACGGGCATGTCTGTCTTTATTTTCTGCGTAAAAGGCGAAGTCTTTTGCACCAGCGGCATCAGCTTGTTGTACAGTATGGCGAGCATGGCATCATTAAAGCCTCCGCCACAGTTGCCGATATACTTCAGCTTTTTATCTTCATACAAGCCCAGTACCAATGCACCTAGTTTCTTGCGGCTGCCTCTGGGGGCGGTGAAGCCACAGATAAGGGCTTCCTGCTCGTTGGTAACTTTTATTTTCAGCCACGACATGGTCCTCCTGCCTTCTTCGTATGTGCTATCGGTTTTCTTCGCTATAATGCCTTCCCATTGCTGCTGTTGCGCCTTCTGGAAAAAATCCTTTCCCTTCTTCAGTACATGGGCAGAAAACTGTACCCTTTTATCATTCAGCTGGTCTACCAGATCTTTTAACAGGCTCTTTCGTTCCAGTAGTGAGAGCTGTTGTAATTCGCTGCCATTGAGGTGTAACAGGTCGAAGACCATGTATACGAGGTTACCTTTACCGGTAGTTTTATAATTCTGGAGTAATTGAAAATGGGAATTTTTTTTGTTGTCCAGCACGATGATTTCTCCATCCAGCACCACATTATGCGCAATATTCTCTACAGCAGCCACCACAGCGGGATAATCCCTGCTAAAATCTTTTTCATTGCGGGAATAAAGGGATACCTTATGTTGCTGTACAGTGGCAATAGCACGATAGCCGTCCCATTTAGTTTCGAATAACCAGTCAGCATCATTAAACGGAGCATCTACCAATGTGGCCAGCATGGGTTTATAAACTTTTTTGACCGCTTGTGTTTTCCGGGTGATGTGTTTTTTTATTGGCTCAGGTTCGGGTTCAGGAGTAGGTATGGAGCTTTTTTTTTACGGGAAGCTTCCTTTTCGCGGATACCTTTTGTTTTTACACTTTCCGGCGTATAGTCTTCACTGTTATATTGATCTACTGCATACTTATCCCGGTGTTTGATCATCAGCCAGGCGTTGTCGTTAGACGCTTTCATTCTTACGAGGGCAAACTCACCTTTCAGTTTTTTTCCTTTCAGCACAATTTTCAGGTCGCCGGATTCGATTTCTTTCTGTGCATCAGCATCAAAATTTTTTCCGCTGCCACGCATGAGTTCATAGGTGCCCTTATCCCATATATAGACGGTACCGGCACCGTAGTTGCCTTGGGGGATGGTCCCCTGAAAGTCTTTGTAATCATAGGGATGGTCTTCCACCTGCATAGCCAGCCGTTTATCTGCAGGATTCATAGACGGACCTTTTGGCACCGCCCAGCTTTTAAGGACACCAGCCACTTCCAGCCTGAAATCGTAATGCAGCCGGGTAGCATGATGCCGTTGTACTACAAACGCATGTATTCCCTGCTGTGGTTTACCTGCCACCGGTTCTGTAGTGGATTCAAAATTTCTTTTCTGCTTATACCTGCTCAGGCTCATGATGCACGTTTTTTACTGGGGGCAGCTGGTTTACTACCCAGGCTGGCCTTCAGCTGGTCAAAAAGATCATCGCTTTTGGTATGCACGACCTTCATTTTCTTCACTACCGGCTTTTTGCCGCTGGCTTTGGCTTTGATGATCTTCATCAGTTCTTCTTTGTATTCATCCTTATATCGGCTGATATCAAATTCGGCAGCATATTGTTTGATCAGTTCTATCGCCATATCCAGCTCCTTTTTACCTATCCTGACATCAGAAGGCAGCGTCAGGTCCTGCGAGGAGCGGATCTCTTCTTCATAGCGCAGTTGCTGCAGCAACAGATAATTTTCGCGGGGCCTGATCACAGAGAGATGTTCCTGGCTCCGCAATACAAAACGGCTCAGGCCGGCCTTAGCGGTTTTCTGCAGGGCTTCCAATAGCAGCTCATAAGCTTTTTCACCGCCTTTGGCGGGTTCCAGGAAATAGGGATTTTCGAAATAGATATCGTCAATGGAGGCTTCATCCACGAAAGATTCTATTTCGATGATCTTGCTTCTTTTAGGACTGGCTGCTTCGAAGTCTTCATCTTCCAGCACCACGTATTCGTCTTTGTAGAGATATCCCTTAACGATTTGTTCCCATGGTACTTCCTTACCGGTATTTTCATTGACCCTTTTATACCGGATATGAGCCAGCCCGTTGCTGTCCAGCATATCCAGGTCGAGACGGCTGTCCTGTGTGGCACTATATAGTTTTATGGGAATGTTTACCAACCCAAACCCGATTGACCCTGACCATATTGCACGCATGGTATAATGTTTTTGATGATCCGTTGATGATTAACACAAATGGTACCAGTATACAGGTAAAACAGCGCGGCATAACTTTTGGTTTTTCCGTTGTTAACCAAAACCTGTTTTTATGGAAAAGCCAGGAGAAATGACGACCCTCACACGGGTTTTACAACGGTTGCATGAAAAAGGATTTGATCACGAGTTAAAGATGAGTGATCAAGGCAGCATGCAATCACCGGATATACAGAAAGTGTATCATCCGGAAGATCTTTTGATCATTAAAACCTACCGTTTTGAAGGCGAATCAGATCCGTCTGACTCATCCATCCTCTATATTATGGAAGACAAAGAGGGGAACAAGGGTTATGTACTGGATGCATATGGTATGTATACTACTCACGAAGAAAGTGGTTTTGCTGATTTTATCCATCGGATAAAAGTAGAAGACCGGGAAGAGCAAATACTGTTTGGCTGACTGATCCTGCAGATCAAGAACACTTTTTCATTTTCACAAGGCCCGCCATACAGGTGGGCCTTGTTGTGTCAGTAAGACAATAAAAAAGCCCTTGTAAGTTATTACAAGGGCTTTTCCGTTCAACAACTATACAGATCTGTTTTATTAAGCATGGTTTTGGTTTATTCGGCAGCTGCTTCTTCATTAACGGTAGATTCAGCTATCTCTGTAAGCAGGCTGTCAGTATGTTTTTCTTCTTCCAGGGTTTGCTCCAGGAGCTCTGCTACATCAGCATGTCCCATTACATTGGCCAGCGTGCGCAGACATCCGTATGAAGCAATTTCGTAATGTTCGATTTTCTGCATGGAAATGATAATGCCCGCATCCCTGACCATGGAATCAGCTTCGGTATCATCCAGAAACACCTGTGCTTCCATCATCAGTCCTTCCATGGCTTCACATTTTTTGGTCTGGGGCTTTTTCCCCATTATTTCAAAAATTTCTTCGAGCCGCATGACATGATGTTTGGTTTCTTCCAGGTGTTCATCCAATGCATAGGTCAGTTCATCGGAAGTAGTTGCTTTCTGCATCTTTGGTATTGCCTTGAGCAGATTTTTTTCAGCCCAGTAAATATCTTTTAGTTCTTCCATAAAGAGTTCTGCGAACCGGGTGCGATTCATATGTCCATGGCTATTGGACTTATGGGCAGGCCTTCTGGCAGAACCGTGTGCGGATTTTGAAGCAGGCATAAAAATTAAATTTTAGGTTCAACATATGCTACTTATTCCGGCTTGTGTCTATCAAAGGCCTTTTCGGCCTCTGGTGAGGCTGGCTGCCGGGGGACTTCCCGTTCAGGCAGCTCTTCCGGAACAGTATCCGGCGGCTTTTCCGGAGGAGGCTGCACCGGCATCGGATCTTCCCTTCTGGGCTCTTCCCTGTTCGGCGTAGGCTCTTCGTCTGGCTGCTGTTTTCTTTCCGGGTTCATAATTTATGCTTTATGAGTTCAATTACTAAAAAATCAAAGTTCATTCCAATGCGGGTATACCGGCCACCAATATTACAGCACCTATTCATCAAATCCCTGTCAGCATTCCGTTTCACTGATCTACAACCTTTTCCGCAGGCATTGGTGGTACTCTTTCCCGTCGTAGTTTCATGAACCGTAGAAATAAAAAGCATACTGTGGAAATAGTTGCTCAGAAAGGACTTGCCGGATTACGCTGTTTTGTCATCTTTTTTTAAAACATAAAATAGTATCTTGATTGCACTGTAATCATCTATAGTAGAAATCAATGCACTTTCCAGTACATAAAAAAATACGCATCGGATTTTTCATCGCCTTCACAGTTATAATAGCTGCGTCCATATTTTCTTACCTGGTAGCTAAAAACCTGCTGGAGAATGCTGGCAGGCTCAATCATGCGATCGAAGTCTCCAAACGGCTGGAAGTGATCACCCGTCAGTTGAAGGAAGCAGAAGCGGCCATCAGGGGCTATAATCTCACTAAAGACAGTGCCTTCCTCGATCCCAGTATGAAAGAAAGAAGCAAGCGGATTGAGCGGGAATATCTGCTGCTCCGGCAAATAACCGCTGAAAGCCCCCGGCAACAGCAGCATCTCGATACGTTGCGCGATTTACTCGCCATCAAATACCGGCAACTGCTGTCTGGCAGTCATGCTGCTACTGTAGCAAGGCAGGAAAGCTCTGTTAAGGAAGGTGAAAAATCAATGGACAAGCTGGACCGTAAGGTGCAGGACATGATCCGTATTGAAGAAAGCCAAGTACATGAGAAGGCAAGGCTCTTTCATTTTTTCTCTGTTCTTTGGGTACCAGTGATCTTTATTTCGTCGCTTGTAGCGATCCTGATAGGGATCTATTCCTACGTGACTCTCACACGCGAATTCAGGCTGCAACTGCATATAGAGAGCAAAATGAAATCCTATCAGCGTGACCTGCAACAGAACATTTCCCTGCTCAACAAAACCAACCAGGAACTGGAACAGTTCGCTTATGTGGCCTCGCACGATCTGCAGGAGCCGCTGCGCAAAATTTCCACTTTCAGCGACCGGTTGCAGATGAAATACAAGGACCAGCTGCCCCCCGACGCCACCCAGCTGATAGATCGCATGGTATCTGCCGTGTCCCGCATGCGGGTATTGATCAACGACCTGTTGGTTTTTTCCCGGGCAGGCCGCATCACGCCTGAAAGTATCACCACTGTAGATATGAACGTGTTGCTGCAGGAAGTACTGGCTGATCTGGAAGTGACTCTGGAAGAAAAAAATGTAACCGTCACCACCGAAGCCCTCCCGATGATCGAAGGCAGCGCCACCTCCTTCCATCAGCTGTTCCAGAACATCCTGGCCAATGCTATCAAATTCGCCAGCCCCGATAGACCGCTGGAGATCCATATCCGCCAACAGGTACTATCCGGCCGGGAACTTGGCTTTGTAAAAGAA belongs to Chitinophaga sp. HK235 and includes:
- a CDS encoding sigma-54 dependent transcriptional regulator — translated: MKGHILIIDDEDQLRKLLSRLLALEGYTMHEAGNIRSAMKILEKEEISVVLSDVKLPDGNGVELVPTIRTRFPQVETIVLTAYGNIADGVQAIKNGAFDYITKGDDNNRILPLVSKAMDKARLQFRIRDLEKKIAGKYNFDNILGSSPEIMSAIELARKVAPSDMTVLLLGETGSGKEVFAHAIHEGSNRRQQPFVAVNCSAIGKDILESELFGHVAGAFTGAVKDKKGFFEEARGGTIFLDEMGEMPVELQAKLLRVLEAQEFYKVGEPKAIKTDVRVIAATNRNLEQEIAAGHFREDLFYRLSVFQISLPSLNNRKKDIPLLATWFIQQFAPKMNKRLTGMSPAFLQALQQHSWKGNIRELRNVIERAAILTDTDILDVSSLPFDFQQGKDDNASSLRLADMERSHIIKVLGQVKGNKTRAAELLDIGLTTLYNKIKEYNI
- a CDS encoding DUF4199 family protein gives rise to the protein MQRFHLHLPVVHSKGYGIIIAVICMVLTVVFYATDQYGALWTGFGIALVFFVGILISIIHYNGRHGEKTSTASAFYLGIRTTFLATFLLGIFALIFHVLVVNGTIHRLIPQGFQQTPRIIRGIETEKERFWILFVGNVLIADIAMGVLAAMLGALVFKANQKSAGDATKDNI
- the ligD gene encoding DNA ligase D; this encodes MLATLVDAPFNDADWLFETKWDGYRAIATVQQHKVSLYSRNEKDFSRDYPAVVAAVENIAHNVVLDGEIIVLDNKKNSHFQLLQNYKTTGKGNLVYMVFDLLHLNGSELQQLSLLERKSLLKDLVDQLNDKRVQFSAHVLKKGKDFFQKAQQQQWEGIIAKKTDSTYEEGRRTMSWLKIKVTNEQEALICGFTAPRGSRKKLGALVLGLYEDKKLKYIGNCGGGFNDAMLAILYNKLMPLVQKTSPFTQKIKTDMPVTWVKPKLVCQVKFSEWTGDGILRMPVFLGLREDKPAADIHTETPKSMTMATATAENNRVITLNGKKVTLTNQQKIYWPKENITKGQLIDYYLSIAGYILPHLKDRPLSLHRFPNGITHPSFYQKDLDLEQTPDWIKSIPLMAASTGKKVDYLLCNNQATLVYMINLGCIEVNPWLSRTSSLDNPDFVVMDLDPQNIDFKYVVEVALHIKAFLDQYRLESFCKTSGSEGLHIYIPTGGKYSYDTCRLFAEYIARHVHRELPQTTSVTRTKSARNKKVYLDYLQNRVAQTVAAPYSVRPKPGATVSMPLSWKEVNESLRISDFDIFNSLQRINEVGDLWEDILQTKNDLHRFISNVEKHTKA
- a CDS encoding DNA polymerase ligase N-terminal domain-containing protein — translated: MSLSRYKQKRNFESTTEPVAGKPQQGIHAFVVQRHHATRLHYDFRLEVAGVLKSWAVPKGPSMNPADKRLAMQVEDHPYDYKDFQGTIPQGNYGAGTVYIWDKGTYELMRGSGKNFDADAQKEIESGDLKIVLKGKKLKGEFALVRMKASNDNAWLMIKHRDKYAVDQYNSEDYTPESVKTKGIREKEASRKKKAPYLLLNPNLSQ
- a CDS encoding Ku protein; its protein translation is MRAIWSGSIGFGLVNIPIKLYSATQDSRLDLDMLDSNGLAHIRYKRVNENTGKEVPWEQIVKGYLYKDEYVVLEDEDFEAASPKRSKIIEIESFVDEASIDDIYFENPYFLEPAKGGEKAYELLLEALQKTAKAGLSRFVLRSQEHLSVIRPRENYLLLQQLRYEEEIRSSQDLTLPSDVRIGKKELDMAIELIKQYAAEFDISRYKDEYKEELMKIIKAKASGKKPVVKKMKVVHTKSDDLFDQLKASLGSKPAAPSKKRAS
- a CDS encoding ferritin-like domain-containing protein; translation: MPASKSAHGSARRPAHKSNSHGHMNRTRFAELFMEELKDIYWAEKNLLKAIPKMQKATTSDELTYALDEHLEETKHHVMRLEEIFEIMGKKPQTKKCEAMEGLMMEAQVFLDDTEADSMVRDAGIIISMQKIEHYEIASYGCLRTLANVMGHADVAELLEQTLEEEKHTDSLLTEIAESTVNEEAAAE
- a CDS encoding ATP-binding protein, whose translation is MHFPVHKKIRIGFFIAFTVIIAASIFSYLVAKNLLENAGRLNHAIEVSKRLEVITRQLKEAEAAIRGYNLTKDSAFLDPSMKERSKRIEREYLLLRQITAESPRQQQHLDTLRDLLAIKYRQLLSGSHAATVARQESSVKEGEKSMDKLDRKVQDMIRIEESQVHEKARLFHFFSVLWVPVIFISSLVAILIGIYSYVTLTREFRLQLHIESKMKSYQRDLQQNISLLNKTNQELEQFAYVASHDLQEPLRKISTFSDRLQMKYKDQLPPDATQLIDRMVSAVSRMRVLINDLLVFSRAGRITPESITTVDMNVLLQEVLADLEVTLEEKNVTVTTEALPMIEGSATSFHQLFQNILANAIKFASPDRPLEIHIRQQVLSGRELGFVKENRWDTPFCRISIEDNGIGFDPAFAERIFLIFQRLHGISEYSGTGIGLAICKKIVDSHNGFIFAEGMPNKGASFIIVLPLAQNNKNEN